The proteins below come from a single Parageobacillus thermoglucosidasius genomic window:
- a CDS encoding carbohydrate ABC transporter permease: MNKRTTRLGWLLASPYLIYSIIFFLFPLCWAIYLAFTNWNLIAPDYEMVGLQNFIEAFFSKSVRAAFWVTYKFMLMFVPIVIAGSLCLALIIHSLPKLKGLFSVGYFLPYLASGVASAIVVNGVLSYNSPLNTFFRHYFGLDIDWLGSPILAPLIIALMMAWKFMGYYALLFLSGLESIPKEIYEAAEIDGAVGWKRFWHVTVPMLYPSFYTVTILAVGLMFGIFTEPYVLTGGGPDYSTHTWQLEIYNQAFEKLNAGYGTAIAIINSVVTFASILVFRKVLEKWGARHGWE; encoded by the coding sequence ATGAATAAAAGAACGACAAGGTTGGGGTGGCTTTTGGCCAGCCCATACCTTATCTATTCCATCATATTTTTTCTGTTTCCGCTTTGTTGGGCCATTTATTTAGCGTTTACAAACTGGAATTTAATTGCTCCTGATTACGAAATGGTCGGACTGCAAAATTTTATCGAAGCGTTTTTTAGTAAGAGCGTACGGGCTGCGTTTTGGGTCACTTATAAATTTATGTTGATGTTTGTTCCTATCGTTATTGCGGGATCACTCTGTTTAGCTTTGATTATCCATTCTTTGCCTAAGCTGAAAGGTTTGTTTTCGGTAGGATATTTCTTGCCTTATTTGGCATCGGGAGTGGCTTCTGCCATTGTCGTCAATGGGGTATTATCTTATAACAGTCCACTAAACACGTTCTTTCGGCATTATTTCGGTTTGGACATTGATTGGTTAGGTTCCCCGATTTTAGCGCCGTTGATCATCGCTCTTATGATGGCGTGGAAATTCATGGGATACTATGCGTTGTTGTTTTTATCTGGTTTAGAAAGCATACCGAAAGAAATCTATGAAGCAGCTGAAATAGATGGCGCCGTCGGATGGAAAAGGTTTTGGCACGTAACCGTTCCCATGCTGTATCCGTCGTTTTATACCGTCACCATTTTAGCAGTAGGTTTAATGTTTGGAATCTTTACGGAACCATACGTATTAACGGGCGGAGGACCAGATTATTCAACACATACATGGCAGCTGGAAATTTATAATCAGGCATTCGAAAAATTAAATGCCGGATATGGGACAGCAATAGCGATCATCAATTCTGTTGTAACGTTCGCGTCGATTCTCGTGTTTAGAAAGGTTTTAGAAAAGTGGGGTGCAAGACATGGCTGGGAGTAA
- a CDS encoding carbohydrate ABC transporter permease produces the protein MAGSKKLKTALLYVLAFVVLIIMVFPYLYMILSSLAPWEQVDRKIIPTKLTLRSYEWLFTGGDGVVPRPWLRAFFNSIFVTLSSTVLMLVTAILVGYSLAKLKFKGSRFLNNVILFQMFYPAVILLIPLFLIVRYSGMYDTYWAMILPKAVSLWAIFMYTNFFRSIPDELIEAAKMDGAGQLTIIARIVLPMSKSITTIIFLFLFMERWVELLWDMLVVNNEKMLTLNVLLAQMFGPYGAYPGPMYAASVLLTFPILILFIIFSKNFKEGMQFVLK, from the coding sequence ATGGCTGGGAGTAAGAAATTAAAGACCGCGTTGTTATACGTATTGGCTTTTGTTGTTCTGATCATCATGGTGTTTCCTTATTTATATATGATTTTAAGCTCCTTAGCTCCATGGGAACAAGTTGATCGTAAAATTATTCCGACGAAGTTGACCCTGCGATCATATGAATGGTTATTTACTGGCGGGGATGGCGTTGTTCCAAGACCATGGCTTCGCGCCTTCTTTAACAGCATATTTGTCACCTTGTCTTCTACTGTGCTCATGCTAGTGACGGCGATTCTAGTAGGATATTCTTTAGCTAAATTAAAGTTTAAAGGCAGCCGTTTTCTCAACAATGTCATTTTGTTTCAAATGTTTTATCCGGCGGTTATCCTGTTGATTCCACTCTTTTTGATTGTTCGTTATTCTGGAATGTACGACACGTATTGGGCGATGATTCTGCCGAAAGCCGTGAGTTTGTGGGCGATATTTATGTATACGAACTTTTTCCGCAGCATACCCGATGAGTTAATTGAAGCGGCGAAAATGGATGGCGCAGGGCAATTAACCATTATTGCGCGAATTGTCCTGCCAATGTCTAAGTCCATCACAACGATTATATTCCTATTCCTCTTTATGGAAAGATGGGTAGAACTTTTATGGGATATGCTGGTAGTTAACAATGAAAAAATGCTGACGCTGAACGTACTGCTTGCGCAAATGTTTGGCCCATATGGAGCGTATCCGGGACCAATGTACGCGGCTTCTGTATTATTGACATTTCCAATTCTGATCCTGTTCATTATCTTTAGCAAAAACTTCAAAGAGGGAATGCAGTTTGTATTGAAGTAA
- a CDS encoding beta-mannosidase — MLINKNWKIQCFDVGRAKDLEIADPNYMDHFWISAKVPGDVHSILLEKNLLDDPFFGHNDWKAKWVEEKVWWYRTEFMFEKDSLEEDERLELVFEGLDTFATIYLNGVELGSTENMFISHTFDVTREIVNGRNVIAVKFNPVSYQLKDKEKNYWAGFDKDRIWARKAQYHFGWDWGPRILTVGIWKEVRLEKRKIAKIESVYARTLDIQDSRALVQIDIYTKNFVRGKQLRAEITLKNQEQQFSQTVNIDKDRATITLNIDNPKLWWTHDLGEPNLYQLAVVLKWEDEVLDIYETEIGIRTIEVMQRDREGNRRFTFVLNGVEMFAKGANWIPVDSFLGSAPESRYRHLIQLAKEANMNMLRVWGGGIYEKDVFYQECNRQGILVWQDFMFACALYPDYNRDYMENVRQEVISVVKRLRNHPSVALWCGNNENDWLYEVERAAGNIRTPFYGEKIYHELIPELLEELDPSRFYWPSSPYGGNDHNSAEEGDRHNWQVWHGNIEPRRFGQNLGQNISVEGVSFRNYKKDHTRFCSEFGMHASANRYTLEKNMPEGAFYWGSDELAYRNKDYHHIKGILLMEGYAGIPNNIEEYMNYSMLTQAEGLKYGMEHYRRNKPQTSGALIWQLNDCWPGTSWSMIDYYLLPKASYYYSKKFNAPLLYTLEHDPGDDLHLWVVNDRLEEVRDTLVFEVFRFNGEIVYSKEFLIHVKGNASLPIASLSEAEVLQGELAEQVVVRLRSLNKKAKENYYYLRNHKDLQLPKAKLQVNVMPEKQEVEILTDCFARFVKLELPAEKIVFSDNFFDLLPSERKMIKIRHLDGQAVSLDGLSVSAINGSA, encoded by the coding sequence TTGTTAATCAACAAAAATTGGAAAATACAGTGTTTTGATGTCGGACGAGCAAAAGATTTGGAGATCGCCGATCCAAACTATATGGATCATTTTTGGATATCTGCAAAGGTGCCAGGAGACGTCCATTCCATTTTGCTTGAAAAAAATTTGCTTGATGATCCTTTCTTTGGCCATAATGATTGGAAAGCGAAATGGGTGGAAGAAAAAGTTTGGTGGTACCGCACTGAATTTATGTTTGAAAAAGATAGCTTAGAAGAAGATGAACGGTTGGAATTGGTTTTTGAAGGGTTAGATACGTTTGCAACGATTTATTTGAATGGAGTGGAATTAGGGTCGACGGAAAATATGTTTATTTCTCATACGTTTGATGTTACAAGGGAAATCGTGAATGGAAGAAATGTCATAGCTGTCAAATTCAATCCTGTTTCTTATCAATTAAAGGACAAAGAGAAGAATTATTGGGCTGGATTTGACAAAGACCGCATATGGGCGCGCAAGGCTCAATATCATTTTGGCTGGGACTGGGGACCGCGAATTTTAACAGTAGGAATTTGGAAAGAGGTGCGCTTAGAAAAAAGAAAAATTGCCAAAATCGAAAGTGTTTATGCAAGAACGCTGGACATCCAAGATTCCCGGGCGCTTGTTCAAATTGATATTTACACCAAAAACTTTGTCAGGGGAAAACAGTTGCGGGCCGAAATAACGTTAAAAAATCAAGAGCAACAATTTTCCCAAACTGTCAATATCGATAAAGATCGGGCAACGATTACATTGAATATTGATAATCCGAAACTTTGGTGGACGCATGATTTAGGAGAGCCGAATCTTTATCAATTGGCGGTCGTTTTAAAATGGGAAGATGAGGTGCTCGATATATACGAAACAGAAATTGGGATTCGGACGATTGAAGTCATGCAAAGAGATCGCGAAGGAAATCGGCGGTTTACCTTTGTGTTAAACGGAGTAGAGATGTTTGCCAAAGGGGCGAACTGGATTCCGGTTGACAGCTTTTTAGGATCTGCGCCGGAATCGCGCTACCGTCATCTTATTCAACTAGCAAAAGAAGCGAATATGAATATGTTGCGCGTATGGGGCGGAGGCATTTATGAAAAAGACGTTTTTTATCAAGAATGCAACCGCCAAGGAATTTTAGTTTGGCAAGACTTTATGTTTGCCTGCGCGCTATACCCGGATTACAACCGCGATTATATGGAAAACGTCCGCCAAGAAGTGATTTCGGTTGTTAAGCGGCTGCGGAATCATCCTTCGGTCGCTTTATGGTGCGGAAATAACGAAAATGATTGGCTGTATGAAGTGGAACGTGCCGCTGGCAACATTCGCACGCCGTTTTACGGAGAAAAAATATACCATGAGTTAATTCCAGAATTATTGGAAGAATTGGATCCTTCAAGGTTTTACTGGCCAAGTTCGCCATATGGCGGAAATGATCACAATTCGGCAGAGGAAGGGGACCGCCATAATTGGCAAGTTTGGCATGGGAATATAGAACCTCGCAGATTCGGGCAAAATTTAGGACAAAACATCAGCGTGGAAGGAGTTTCGTTTCGGAATTATAAAAAGGATCATACACGGTTTTGCAGCGAGTTTGGCATGCATGCTTCTGCGAACCGTTATACGCTGGAAAAAAATATGCCTGAGGGCGCTTTTTACTGGGGCAGTGATGAATTGGCGTACCGGAATAAAGATTACCATCATATAAAAGGGATTTTATTAATGGAAGGGTATGCCGGCATTCCAAACAATATAGAGGAATACATGAATTATTCAATGCTCACACAAGCCGAAGGTTTAAAGTACGGAATGGAACATTACCGCCGCAATAAACCGCAAACAAGCGGAGCTTTAATCTGGCAATTAAATGACTGCTGGCCTGGCACGAGCTGGTCCATGATTGATTATTATCTGCTTCCGAAAGCTTCATATTACTATAGCAAAAAATTTAATGCTCCGCTTTTATATACGCTTGAACATGACCCTGGCGATGATTTGCATTTATGGGTTGTGAATGACCGGTTGGAAGAGGTGCGGGATACACTGGTGTTCGAAGTGTTTCGTTTCAATGGCGAGATCGTGTACTCTAAAGAATTTTTGATCCATGTGAAGGGGAATGCTTCGCTGCCTATTGCTTCCTTGAGCGAAGCGGAGGTGTTGCAAGGGGAGCTTGCTGAACAAGTGGTTGTCCGGTTAAGATCGTTGAATAAAAAAGCGAAAGAAAATTATTATTACTTGAGAAATCATAAAGATCTTCAGCTGCCTAAGGCGAAGCTGCAAGTAAACGTAATGCCGGAAAAACAAGAAGTTGAAATTTTAACAGATTGTTTTGCCCGTTTTGTCAAACTGGAACTCCCGGCGGAAAAAATTGTTTTTTCGGATAATTTCTTTGATTTGCTTCCTTCGGAGCGCAAGATGATCAAGATAAGACATTTAGATGGCCAAGCCGTTTCTTTAGACGGCTTAAGCGTATCCGCCATCAACGGCAGTGCTTGA